One Streptomyces sp. B21-105 genomic region harbors:
- a CDS encoding helix-turn-helix transcriptional regulator, whose amino-acid sequence MTTDTPARLLQLLSILQTPREWPGGELADRLGVSRRTVRRDIDRLRELGYPVEASKGSDGGYRLVAGKAMPPLVLDDEEAVAIAVGLRAGAGHALEGVDEASVRALAKLEQVLPARLRHRVSTLQAATTPLTSGDGASIAPETLTVMASTVAGQERLRFAYRAKDGTESRRLTEPYRLVSTGRRWYLVAYDIDRQDWRTFRVDRVRDPFATGSRFTPRELPTGSAAEYLRQSIQRRPDTDEYTYDVVIDAPAELVASRLPSWLGRPVAHPPGTADGEDGGANDGAAGGGPGSGAGRCRMRGTTSDPVEWTAVRFAMLGYEFSVREPQELADCARELSGRLARAAESGSGPSSGFTSASQGSPS is encoded by the coding sequence ATGACGACGGACACCCCGGCTCGGCTGCTGCAACTCCTCTCCATCCTCCAGACGCCCCGCGAATGGCCCGGCGGCGAGCTCGCGGACCGCCTCGGGGTCTCCCGGCGCACGGTCCGGCGGGACATCGACCGACTGCGCGAACTCGGGTATCCCGTCGAGGCCAGCAAGGGCTCGGACGGCGGATACCGGCTGGTCGCGGGCAAGGCGATGCCACCGCTCGTGCTCGACGACGAGGAGGCCGTGGCGATCGCCGTCGGACTCCGGGCGGGCGCGGGGCACGCACTGGAGGGCGTCGACGAGGCCTCCGTACGGGCCCTCGCCAAGCTGGAACAGGTGCTGCCGGCCCGGCTGCGCCACCGCGTCTCCACCCTCCAGGCCGCGACCACACCGTTGACCAGCGGGGACGGCGCGAGCATCGCACCCGAGACGCTGACCGTCATGGCCTCGACGGTCGCCGGGCAGGAGCGACTGCGGTTCGCCTACCGCGCGAAGGACGGCACGGAGTCGCGGCGTCTGACCGAGCCCTACCGGCTGGTGTCCACGGGCCGGCGCTGGTATCTCGTGGCCTACGACATCGACCGCCAGGACTGGCGGACCTTCCGCGTCGACCGGGTCCGGGACCCCTTCGCGACCGGCTCCCGCTTCACGCCGCGCGAGCTCCCGACAGGCAGTGCGGCGGAATACCTCCGGCAGTCCATCCAACGGCGCCCCGACACGGACGAGTACACGTACGACGTCGTCATCGACGCACCGGCCGAACTGGTGGCGTCCCGGCTGCCGTCCTGGCTGGGCAGACCGGTCGCGCACCCGCCCGGGACGGCAGACGGGGAGGACGGCGGCGCGAACGACGGGGCGGCGGGCGGAGGGCCAGGCAGCGGGGCGGGTCGATGCCGGATGCGGGGGACCACCAGCGATCCGGTGGAGTGGACAGCGGTCCGGTTCGCCATGCTGGGGTACGAGTTCTCGGTCCGCGAGCCGCAGGAACTGGCGGACTGCGCACGGGAGTTGAGCGGACGCCTGGCACGCGCGGCGGAATCCGGATCCGGTCCGTCGAGCGGCTTCACGTCGGCTTCGCAGGGCTCGCCTTCGTAG